In a genomic window of Amblyomma americanum isolate KBUSLIRL-KWMA chromosome 4, ASM5285725v1, whole genome shotgun sequence:
- the LOC144130056 gene encoding uncharacterized protein LOC144130056, producing the protein MPSVQSELNEQAYVSESCAESLSSEHTATSCDSSDETSSTNSLTAENVEMGQPREESPELCYRHLSTAQELASIASKHNLTHACINDLLDFCRRRGIVELPKDARTIMQTERKANLEHGDSFVHFGLAEGIQHAVGQGPAPENVELHANIDGLPLHRSSQTALWPILCRVINIKKSEPFMVSAYCGAGKPPCLQEYLRPFIDEVRNLSCNGLMVKGVHVNVCLKAVICDAPARSFVKAITGHTGYHACERCSQKGHYLENRMTFPDLHAPQRTESSFRSQEDRRHHTGVSPFTSLNVDMVKCFPTEYMHLVCLGVMRRLLRNWICKGHAARLSRADRSALNDKLREAATAFPKYFQRKPRGTEELDRWKATEFRTFLLYLGPVLLKSILPDELYKHFLYLHVSVRVLASPQHQRDLNQFAHDLLRYFVQEFGRLYGQKQLVYNVHTLAHLAEQCLEHGTVDEFSAFPFESYLGKVKKRLRTTNKPLAQLSRRMSEVRACTPLSTGQVGGDVKVGDCFLVDNCAVVIVDLLGGNAKAGILPNGREFFRVPIDSSRMDVRRYSALGQETKIWPISYIKNKVRCIKLQYKRGHVVFPLLHLQ; encoded by the coding sequence ATGCCATCTGTTCAGAGCGAGCTCAACGAGCAGGCTTATGTGTCCGAGAGTTGCGCTGAAAGCCTTTCTAGCGAGCATACCGCTACCTCGTGCGACTCAAGCGATGAGACCTCGTCCACGAACAGCCTTACTGCTGAGAACGTGGAAATGGGCCAGCCTCGTGAGGAGTCTCCTGAGCTTTGTTATCGCCATCTCTCGACAGCGCAGGAGTTAGCTAGCATAGCTAGCAAGCACAATTTGACGCACGCCTGCATCAACGATTTGCTGGACTTCTGCCGTCGGCGTGGGATTGTAGAGCTCCCGAAAGATGCAAGGACCATCATGCAGACGGAGcggaaagctaatttagaacacgGCGACTCGTTTGTGCATTTTGGCCTTGCTGAGGGAATTCAGCATGCTGTTGGCCAAGGACCAGCGCCTGAGAATGTCGAGCTGCACGCAAATATTGATGGGCTGCCTCTGCATAGGAGTAGCCAGACTGCACTCTGGCCAATTCTGTGCAGAGTAATTAACATCAAGAAATCTGAACCATTTATGGTCAGTGCGTACTGCGGTGCAGGGAAACCTCCGTGCCTCCAGGAATACCTCAGGCCTTTCATTGATGAAGTGCGCAACCTTAGTTGCAACGGTCTGATGGTGAAAGGGGtgcacgtcaatgtgtgcttaaaagccgtgatctgtgacgctccagcaaggagtttcgtgAAGGCAATCACTGGCCACACAGGCTATCATGCCTGTGAACGTTGCAGCCAAAAAGGGCACTATCTGGAAAACAGGATGACTTTCCCTGACCTGCATGCACCACAGCGAACAGAATCCTCTTTTCGTTCGCAAGAGGATCGGCGCCATCACACTGGTGTTTCACCATTTACATCTCTGAACGTAGatatggtgaaatgctttcctACAGAGTATATGCATTTAGTCTGTTTGGGGGTTATGCGGCGGCTCCTTAGGAATTGGATATGCAAGGGGCACGCTGCCAGGCTGAGCCGGGCTGACAGGAGTGCACTCAACGACAAGCTGCGAgaagcagcaactgcatttccAAAGTACTTTCAGAGGAAACCAAGGGGCACCGAAGAACTCGACAGATGGAAGGCCACAGAGTTCAGGACTTTTTTACTATACCTGGGGCCTGTTCTCCTGAAATCCATCCTGCCTGATGAGCTTTATAagcattttttatatttgcatGTATCTGTTAGGGTACTTGCCTCTCCTCAGCATCAAAGAGACCTCAACCAGTTTGCTCACGACCTGCTACGGTACTTTGTGCAAGAATTTGGCAGACTGTACGGACAAAAACAACTCGTGTACAATGTGCACACCCTTGCACACTTGGCAGAGCAATGCCTGGAGCATGGCACTGTCGATGAGTtcagtgcatttccatttgaaagttacctaggaaaggtaaagaagagaCTGCGGACGACAAATAAGCCTCTGGCGCAACTCAGCCGACGAATGTCAGAGGTGAGGGCGTGCACACCGCTCTCTACAGGACAAGTGGGTGGTGACGTGAAAGTCGGTGACTGCTTTCTGGTGGATAACTGCGCTGTAGTCATTGTTGATCTCCTGGGGGGCAATGCCAAAGCTGGCATCTTGCCAAATGGCAGAGAGTTTTTTAGAGTCCCAATTGACTCTTCAAGGATGGACGTGCGTCGCTACAGTGCTCTTGGTCAAGAAACCAAAATCTGGCCCATTTCGTACATCAAGAATAAAGTTCGATGTATAAAGCTTCAGTACAAGAGGGGGCATGTCGTTTTCCCTTTGCTTCACCTTCAGTGA